The Corallococcus exiguus genome includes a window with the following:
- a CDS encoding LysR family transcriptional regulator, protein MALTPLNALHQFLAVARHRSFAAAAAELGVSASALSHTVRQLEERLGVPLLSRTTRSVAVTAAGRRLVEQAGPGVAQALGALKEASSQPGTLTGALRLTLPSTALPFVLTPLLASFRERHPQVELDLVVENRKADIVAEGFDAGIRLEEYLERDMVAVRIARPFRFVVVGTPEYLERHGTPVKPKDLLQHDCFTYRSSNTGALLPWDLEKGSRTWRLPVRGAVTTNDERVWLGLAEAGLGLAYVLESQVERQLKAGTLRRVLEEYAASVPGLFLYFPSRAQVSPALRAFLEHARQVLTPPARRKGR, encoded by the coding sequence ATGGCTCTCACTCCGCTCAATGCGTTGCACCAGTTCCTCGCTGTCGCCCGGCACCGAAGCTTCGCGGCCGCGGCGGCGGAGTTGGGCGTGTCCGCCTCCGCGCTGAGCCACACGGTGCGCCAGTTGGAGGAGCGGCTGGGCGTGCCGCTGTTGTCGCGCACGACGCGCAGCGTGGCGGTGACGGCGGCGGGGCGGCGGCTGGTGGAACAGGCGGGACCGGGCGTGGCACAGGCGCTCGGGGCGCTCAAGGAAGCGTCCTCGCAACCTGGGACACTGACGGGCGCGCTGCGCTTGACGCTGCCGTCCACCGCGCTGCCCTTCGTGCTCACGCCGCTGCTGGCCTCGTTTCGCGAGCGCCATCCCCAGGTGGAGCTGGACCTGGTGGTGGAGAACCGCAAGGCGGACATCGTCGCGGAGGGCTTCGACGCGGGCATCCGGCTGGAGGAGTACCTGGAGCGGGACATGGTGGCGGTGCGCATCGCGCGCCCGTTCCGCTTCGTCGTGGTGGGCACTCCGGAGTACCTGGAGCGCCACGGCACGCCGGTGAAGCCGAAGGACCTGCTCCAGCACGACTGCTTCACCTATCGCTCGTCCAACACCGGCGCGCTGCTGCCGTGGGATTTGGAGAAGGGCTCGCGCACGTGGCGGCTGCCGGTGCGCGGCGCCGTCACCACCAACGACGAGCGTGTCTGGCTGGGGCTGGCGGAGGCCGGCCTGGGCCTGGCGTACGTGCTGGAGTCTCAGGTGGAGAGGCAGCTGAAGGCGGGCACGCTGCGCCGCGTGCTGGAGGAGTACGCCGCGTCCGTGCCGGGCCTCTTCCTCTACTTCCCCAGCCGCGCGCAGGTGTCACCCGCGCTGCGCGCCTTCCTGGAGCACGCGCGCCAGGTGCTCACCCCGCCCGCGCGGAGGAAGGGGCGCTGA
- a CDS encoding chemotaxis protein CheW, with the protein MPKREGNIDWDKARARMAALERATEECDTPTDEAALAALDARALALARPAEIPVLPGSQREMVRFRAAGQLYALESRFILEVMRAPELTLLPGAPPLLRGLTLLRGEVLPVVELAPLFGRPAAQGTGPVLVVGSTARAELGLRTDEVMEVAVLTVTEMLPAPPSLEEEAGALVSGVSPDGTLVLEGEALLADERLVFELSEEGVA; encoded by the coding sequence ATGCCGAAGCGCGAGGGAAACATCGACTGGGACAAGGCCCGGGCCCGGATGGCAGCGCTGGAGCGCGCCACCGAGGAATGCGACACCCCCACCGACGAGGCGGCCCTCGCCGCGCTCGACGCGCGCGCCCTCGCCCTGGCCCGCCCGGCGGAAATCCCCGTGCTGCCCGGCAGCCAGCGGGAGATGGTCCGCTTCCGGGCCGCGGGCCAGCTGTATGCCCTGGAGTCGCGCTTCATCCTGGAGGTCATGCGCGCGCCGGAGCTCACCCTGCTGCCGGGCGCGCCGCCGCTCTTGCGCGGCCTGACGCTCCTGCGCGGAGAGGTGCTGCCCGTGGTGGAGCTGGCCCCGCTGTTCGGCCGGCCCGCGGCGCAGGGCACCGGCCCCGTGCTGGTGGTGGGCAGCACGGCCCGCGCGGAGCTGGGCCTGCGCACGGATGAGGTGATGGAGGTGGCGGTGCTGACGGTCACGGAGATGTTGCCCGCGCCCCCCTCCCTGGAAGAGGAAGCGGGCGCGCTGGTGTCCGGCGTCAGCCCCGACGGCACGCTCGTCCTGGAGGGAGAGGCCCTCCTCGCCGACGAGCGTCTCGTGTTCGAGCTTTCCGAAGAAGGAGTCGCATGA
- a CDS encoding sensor histidine kinase yields the protein MSALTTGLAYEAVFAAIPDPAYLLDGTGRLVSCSAAGARALGREAGALSGRHWSELGLPHEALAALESARVRVVTLRESTTVEAPWPGAQGIRRHALVLTPLGTDADASPVVLVTARALTEAEAVYSRALELEQAARAEVETAERRRSFLYQAMTTLFTHPPDPQGMYTLLAHLAVPDLADWCLVDALEQGPWVGRAAVACLDPTQQERARGLPMRTEVREDAPVGLLRVLRTGEPELVPAVTESLLRAAAAEPAHPAMLEALQARSYMIIPLRARGHTLGAVTFVSSGSGRRYGPDDLALAEDLCLRASLAIDNARLVGESRRAARAREDLLAVVSHDLKNPLGVVQLGAALLLRGTAGKPGGEAVAKQATRINDAAERMSRLISDLLDWGRLEAGHLPLELGEHTAVALATEALEAIRPLAEAKGLHLEADLPTEGLRVKCDRSRVLQVMGNLLGNAVKFTPPGGTLAVKAVMRGGEVSFDVRDTGNGITPDALPHIFDRYWQARDAAARGTGLGLAIAKGLVEAHGGSIRAESILGTGSVFNFTLPVAHVGMPVAAPQAAASGGMSRPRDTYEH from the coding sequence ATGAGCGCTTTGACAACCGGTCTGGCCTACGAAGCGGTGTTCGCCGCCATCCCCGACCCTGCCTATCTGTTGGATGGCACGGGCCGGTTGGTGTCGTGTAGCGCGGCGGGCGCCCGGGCGCTCGGCCGTGAGGCAGGCGCGCTGTCGGGGCGGCACTGGAGCGAGCTGGGGCTGCCGCACGAGGCATTGGCCGCGCTGGAGTCCGCGCGCGTCCGCGTGGTGACGCTGCGCGAGTCCACCACCGTGGAGGCGCCGTGGCCGGGTGCGCAGGGCATCCGCCGACACGCGCTGGTGCTCACGCCGCTGGGCACGGACGCGGATGCGTCCCCGGTCGTGCTGGTGACGGCGCGGGCGCTCACTGAAGCCGAAGCCGTCTATTCGCGCGCGCTGGAGCTGGAGCAGGCCGCGCGCGCGGAGGTGGAGACCGCCGAGCGCCGCCGCTCCTTCCTGTACCAGGCGATGACGACGCTGTTCACGCACCCGCCGGATCCGCAGGGCATGTACACGCTGCTCGCGCACCTGGCGGTGCCGGACCTGGCGGACTGGTGTCTGGTGGACGCGCTGGAGCAGGGCCCGTGGGTGGGCCGCGCGGCGGTGGCGTGCCTGGACCCGACGCAGCAGGAGCGCGCCCGGGGCCTGCCCATGCGCACGGAGGTTCGCGAGGACGCGCCCGTGGGCCTGTTGCGCGTGCTGCGCACGGGTGAGCCGGAGCTGGTGCCCGCGGTGACGGAGTCGCTGCTTCGCGCGGCGGCGGCGGAGCCCGCGCACCCGGCGATGCTGGAGGCGTTGCAGGCCCGCTCGTACATGATCATCCCGCTGCGCGCGCGCGGCCACACGCTGGGCGCGGTGACGTTCGTGAGCTCCGGCTCCGGGCGCCGCTACGGCCCGGACGACCTGGCGCTGGCGGAGGACCTGTGCCTGCGCGCGAGCCTGGCCATCGACAACGCGCGGCTGGTGGGTGAGTCCCGCCGGGCCGCCCGCGCCCGTGAAGACCTGCTCGCGGTGGTGTCGCACGACCTGAAGAACCCGCTGGGCGTGGTGCAGCTGGGCGCGGCGCTGCTCCTGCGCGGCACCGCGGGCAAGCCGGGCGGCGAGGCGGTGGCGAAGCAGGCCACGCGCATCAACGACGCGGCGGAGCGCATGTCGCGGCTCATCAGCGACCTCTTGGACTGGGGCCGCCTGGAGGCGGGCCACCTGCCGCTGGAGCTGGGCGAGCACACCGCCGTGGCGCTGGCCACGGAGGCGCTGGAGGCCATCCGGCCGCTGGCGGAGGCCAAGGGGCTGCACCTGGAGGCGGACCTGCCCACGGAGGGCCTGCGCGTGAAGTGCGACCGCAGCCGCGTGCTCCAGGTGATGGGCAACCTGCTGGGCAACGCCGTGAAGTTCACTCCGCCGGGCGGCACGTTGGCGGTGAAGGCGGTGATGCGCGGCGGCGAGGTGTCCTTCGACGTGCGCGACACGGGCAACGGCATCACGCCGGACGCGCTGCCGCACATCTTCGACCGCTACTGGCAGGCGCGCGACGCGGCTGCCCGCGGCACCGGCCTGGGGCTGGCCATCGCCAAGGGCCTGGTGGAGGCGCACGGCGGCTCCATCCGCGCGGAGAGCATCCTGGGCACCGGCAGCGTCTTCAACTTCACGCTGCCCGTGGCGCACGTGGGAATGCCCGTCGCCGCCCCGCAGGCCGCGGCCTCCGGTGGCATGTCGCGTCCGCGCGACACCTACGAGCACTGA
- a CDS encoding hybrid sensor histidine kinase/response regulator, translating into MDRDRLAQALLDSFLEELEGHVVSLNRDLLALEQAPARAKELVPGILRTLHSVKGASRAASASMVENACHRMEEVLEPLIHGRAPSPDLFELCFATVDALDDAGRRLAARQDLSGSPLEALLPQLEQAAHGSPTQPPVTAPKSAPPAPAPHEKPAEAEPELSFPSQASGEMLPVRVSGQKLDALLGRSGELRVAMLRLEGHAESLEALRDDVMGLRERVRGTQSEATLRRVELELARVARVLAQDRRALFQSSTGLDDEVRRARMLPFEEGCTGLERAARDVAHSLGRRVRMEVHGGGLDLDRSLLQSLREPLLHLVRNAVAHGLEAPEERVRHGKPEEGRVVLSARLRGSRVEVAVEDDGRGLDLEALRERARARGMEAPEDDEDAARLVFLPGLSTAAKVTAVSGRGVGLDVVRAQVEALRGSVEVAFKAGQGTRFTLDVPLTLSTLRVLLVSVGGQVLALASEGVDRLLRLSPSDVREVEGRMSWVTPEALVPLASLAGVLDLPPGPPKTRPPAVVLSAGTAQAALVVDEVIAEQEVLVRSLGSRVKRARHVAAAAVLPDGRMALLLSPASLVRAAGGRPSAQFFPTPKEQVARRRVVLADDSPTTRMLEQSILEGAGYDVIACADGAEAWERLQAGGADAMVMDVEMPRMDGFQVTEAVRTSPRFGRVPVVLVTSREKPEDKARGLQAGASAYIVKSAFDPTSLLETLRRLL; encoded by the coding sequence ATGGATCGCGACAGGCTGGCGCAGGCACTGCTGGACTCGTTCCTGGAGGAGCTGGAGGGGCACGTCGTGTCCCTCAACCGGGACCTGCTCGCGCTGGAGCAGGCCCCGGCGCGCGCGAAGGAGCTCGTCCCCGGCATCCTGCGGACGCTGCACAGCGTGAAGGGCGCGTCTCGCGCGGCCAGCGCCAGCATGGTGGAGAACGCCTGCCACCGCATGGAGGAGGTGCTGGAGCCGCTCATCCACGGGCGCGCGCCGTCGCCGGACCTCTTCGAGCTGTGCTTCGCCACCGTGGACGCGCTGGACGACGCAGGCCGCCGCCTGGCCGCGCGCCAGGACCTGTCCGGCTCACCGCTGGAGGCGCTGCTGCCCCAGTTGGAGCAGGCCGCGCACGGCTCGCCCACCCAGCCTCCAGTGACCGCGCCGAAGTCGGCGCCGCCCGCCCCTGCTCCCCACGAGAAGCCCGCGGAGGCCGAGCCGGAGCTCTCCTTCCCCTCGCAGGCCAGCGGGGAGATGCTGCCGGTGCGCGTGTCCGGGCAGAAGCTGGACGCGCTGCTGGGCCGCAGTGGTGAGTTGCGCGTGGCGATGCTGCGCCTGGAGGGCCACGCCGAATCCCTGGAGGCGCTGCGCGACGACGTGATGGGGCTGCGCGAGCGGGTGCGCGGCACGCAGTCCGAGGCGACGCTGCGCCGCGTGGAGCTGGAGCTGGCGCGGGTGGCGCGCGTGCTGGCGCAGGACCGCCGCGCGCTGTTCCAGTCCTCCACCGGCCTGGATGATGAGGTGCGCCGCGCGCGCATGCTCCCCTTCGAGGAGGGCTGCACCGGCCTGGAGCGCGCCGCGCGCGACGTGGCGCACAGCCTGGGCCGGCGCGTGCGCATGGAGGTGCACGGCGGCGGGCTGGACCTGGACCGCTCGCTGCTCCAGTCCCTGCGCGAACCGCTGCTGCACCTGGTGCGCAACGCGGTGGCGCACGGCCTGGAGGCGCCGGAGGAGCGCGTGCGCCACGGCAAGCCGGAGGAGGGCCGCGTGGTGCTGTCCGCGAGGCTTCGCGGCAGCCGGGTGGAGGTCGCGGTGGAGGACGACGGGCGCGGCCTGGACCTGGAGGCGCTGCGCGAGCGCGCGCGGGCCCGGGGCATGGAAGCGCCCGAGGACGACGAGGACGCGGCGCGGCTCGTGTTCCTGCCGGGCCTGTCCACCGCGGCGAAGGTGACGGCGGTGTCCGGCCGGGGCGTGGGCCTGGACGTGGTGCGCGCCCAGGTGGAGGCCCTGCGCGGCAGCGTGGAGGTGGCCTTCAAGGCGGGCCAGGGCACCCGCTTCACGCTGGACGTGCCCCTCACCCTGAGCACCCTGCGCGTGCTGCTGGTGTCCGTGGGCGGGCAGGTGCTGGCGCTCGCCAGCGAGGGCGTGGACCGGCTGCTGCGCCTGTCGCCCTCCGACGTGCGCGAGGTGGAGGGCCGCATGTCCTGGGTGACGCCGGAGGCGCTGGTGCCGCTGGCGTCGCTCGCGGGCGTGTTGGATTTGCCCCCGGGACCGCCGAAGACGCGGCCCCCCGCGGTGGTGCTGTCCGCGGGCACCGCGCAGGCGGCGCTGGTGGTGGACGAGGTCATCGCGGAGCAGGAGGTGCTGGTGCGCTCGCTGGGCAGCCGCGTGAAGCGGGCCCGGCACGTGGCCGCCGCGGCGGTGCTGCCGGATGGGCGCATGGCGCTGCTGCTCAGCCCCGCGTCGCTGGTGCGGGCCGCGGGGGGACGCCCCTCCGCCCAGTTCTTCCCCACGCCCAAGGAGCAGGTGGCGCGCCGGCGCGTGGTGCTGGCGGACGACTCGCCCACGACGCGCATGCTGGAGCAGAGCATCCTGGAGGGCGCCGGCTACGACGTCATCGCGTGCGCGGACGGCGCGGAGGCGTGGGAGCGGCTGCAAGCGGGCGGCGCGGACGCGATGGTGATGGACGTGGAGATGCCGCGCATGGATGGCTTCCAGGTGACGGAGGCCGTGCGTACCTCTCCACGCTTCGGACGGGTGCCGGTGGTGCTCGTCACGTCGCGTGAGAAGCCCGAGGACAAGGCGCGCGGCCTGCAAGCCGGCGCGAGCGCGTACATCGTGAAGAGCGCGTTTGACCCCACGAGCCTGCTGGAGACACTGAGGCGACTGCTATGA
- the cheB gene encoding chemotaxis-specific protein-glutamate methyltransferase CheB yields MKTEPLRIMVAEDSPTARRLLVEILRTDPALTVVGEAKDGLEAVELCQRLQPNLVTMDIQMPRMDGLDATRRIMTEVPTPVVVVSTLVERDIQTSMAALRAGALAVLQKPVGPESPDFEADSRRLRDTLKAMAQVKVVRRWPDRAAAPQPPPEVTPTPGARPPAVLAMAASTGGPAALYRILSDLGGRDTPPPPILLVQHIALGFGSGLATWLGTATKLRVKVAEDGEPLVSGTVYLAPDDKHLGVTADYRAQVSGAAPIQGFRPSANWLFRTVARAYGQTALAVVLTGMGQDGLDGIRDLHQAGGRVIAQDEATSVVYGMPAVVVGANLAHEVLPLGQIARRLLALMQPTGRLI; encoded by the coding sequence ATGAAGACCGAACCGTTGCGCATCATGGTGGCGGAGGACTCGCCCACCGCCCGGCGGCTGCTGGTGGAAATCCTGCGCACCGACCCCGCGCTCACCGTGGTGGGCGAGGCCAAGGACGGCCTGGAGGCGGTGGAGCTGTGCCAGCGCCTGCAGCCGAACCTGGTGACGATGGACATCCAGATGCCGCGCATGGACGGCCTGGACGCCACCCGCCGCATCATGACGGAGGTGCCCACGCCGGTGGTGGTGGTGTCCACGCTGGTGGAGCGTGACATCCAGACGTCCATGGCCGCGCTGAGGGCCGGGGCGCTCGCGGTGCTCCAGAAGCCGGTGGGCCCGGAGTCGCCGGACTTCGAGGCGGACAGCCGCCGCCTGCGCGACACGCTCAAGGCCATGGCCCAGGTGAAGGTGGTGCGCCGCTGGCCGGACCGCGCCGCCGCGCCGCAGCCCCCGCCGGAGGTGACGCCCACGCCCGGCGCCCGCCCGCCCGCCGTGCTGGCGATGGCCGCGTCCACCGGAGGCCCCGCCGCGCTCTACCGCATCCTCTCCGACCTGGGAGGCAGGGACACGCCCCCGCCCCCCATCCTGCTGGTGCAGCACATCGCGCTGGGCTTCGGCTCCGGCCTGGCCACGTGGCTGGGCACGGCCACGAAGCTGCGCGTGAAGGTGGCCGAGGACGGCGAGCCCCTCGTCTCCGGCACGGTGTACCTGGCCCCGGACGACAAGCACCTGGGTGTCACCGCCGATTACCGCGCGCAGGTGTCCGGCGCCGCGCCCATCCAGGGCTTCCGCCCGTCCGCCAACTGGCTCTTCCGCACCGTGGCCCGCGCCTACGGTCAGACGGCGTTGGCGGTCGTGCTCACCGGCATGGGTCAGGACGGCCTGGACGGCATCCGGGACCTGCACCAGGCAGGCGGGCGGGTGATCGCCCAGGACGAGGCGACGTCCGTCGTCTACGGCATGCCCGCCGTGGTGGTGGGCGCCAACCTGGCGCACGAGGTCCTGCCGCTCGGGCAGATTGCCCGCCGACTGTTGGCATTGATGCAGCCCACGGGGCGGCTCATCTGA
- a CDS encoding SDR family oxidoreductase, which translates to MASPTLPLSGRIAVITGASSGIGAATALRLARDGASVALLARSKERLDALASTITQGGGRALALGTDVLDARSVKEAAKAIAGELGVADLVLNNAGLMRPTPMEAHPTEDWEQMIDLNVKASVRVVETFVEPLLAAAKAGGPSDLINVSSVAAQAVYPNFNVYGATKAAVTHLSRHLRAELGPRFVRVMALEPGLVDTALHDGNTDPGARAWLEGARKSLTWMSPEEVAGIIAFATALPRHINFQQLTLMPTQQA; encoded by the coding sequence ATGGCATCCCCCACCCTGCCCCTGTCCGGCCGCATCGCCGTCATCACCGGCGCCTCCAGCGGCATCGGCGCCGCCACCGCCCTGCGCCTCGCACGGGACGGCGCGAGCGTCGCCCTGCTCGCACGCAGCAAGGAGCGGCTGGACGCGCTCGCCTCCACCATCACGCAAGGGGGTGGCCGGGCGCTCGCCCTGGGCACCGACGTGCTGGACGCGCGGTCCGTGAAGGAGGCCGCGAAGGCCATCGCGGGCGAGCTGGGCGTCGCGGACCTGGTCCTCAACAACGCCGGCCTCATGCGGCCCACGCCCATGGAGGCGCACCCCACGGAGGACTGGGAACAGATGATCGACTTGAACGTGAAGGCCAGCGTGCGCGTCGTGGAGACCTTCGTGGAGCCGCTGCTGGCGGCTGCTAAGGCGGGCGGGCCCTCGGACCTCATCAATGTGTCGTCCGTGGCCGCGCAGGCGGTGTACCCGAACTTCAACGTCTACGGCGCCACCAAGGCCGCGGTCACCCACCTGTCCCGTCACCTGCGCGCGGAGCTGGGCCCCCGCTTCGTCCGGGTGATGGCCCTGGAGCCGGGGCTGGTGGACACCGCGCTGCACGACGGCAACACCGACCCGGGCGCTCGGGCCTGGCTGGAGGGCGCTCGGAAGTCGCTCACCTGGATGTCGCCGGAGGAGGTCGCGGGCATCATCGCCTTCGCCACCGCCCTGCCGCGGCACATCAACTTCCAGCAGCTCACCCTCATGCCCACCCAGCAGGCCTGA
- a CDS encoding methyl-accepting chemotaxis protein codes for MSIGNRIALGFGLSLMVLLIIAGVAFQGAQQLTTTTEGLLEAHNNYKMLREARALIVDAETGQRGFLLTGDESYLRPYQNAITELRADLDALRPAMAKYPDQRSRFVKLEPLVASKLDEVADTIRLRREQGFEAAQAVVKTNRGQREMEVIRELIAEMRETEEDRWRQYSDAATQAAQRSVWVLALGTLLGLAIVGVGSFVITRGITDPLRKLTFGAEQLGKGDLTHRIDVRGKDEMADLAGAFNAMAERRQQAEIQLAKQSEQREHTLKTVAEFVNQLAGASSEILASTTEQVAGAQEQGTAVTETVSTIEEITKTSEEAAGRARAVSESARHSEEVGRSGRRAVEEAVSSMGAVRDQVESIASRILALAEQAQAIGDIITTVNDISEQTHMLALNASIEASRAGEHGRGFAVVASEVKALADQSKKATAQVRQILGQIQKATHGAVMTTEEGTKSVSAATRVVTEAGATIQQLADLLTQASLTAAQIAASANQQATGIGQIRQAMHDVNQATQQGLISSRQTERAMQDINAMGQKLKGLLGEFGR; via the coding sequence ATGAGCATCGGGAATCGCATCGCGCTGGGCTTCGGGCTGTCCCTGATGGTGCTGCTGATCATCGCCGGCGTGGCCTTCCAGGGCGCCCAGCAGCTCACCACCACCACGGAAGGCCTGCTGGAGGCCCACAACAACTACAAGATGCTGCGCGAGGCGCGCGCCCTCATCGTGGACGCGGAGACCGGCCAGCGCGGCTTCCTCCTCACCGGCGACGAGAGCTACCTGCGCCCGTACCAGAACGCCATCACCGAGCTGCGCGCGGACCTGGACGCCCTGCGCCCCGCGATGGCGAAGTACCCCGACCAGCGCTCACGCTTCGTGAAGCTGGAGCCGCTGGTCGCGAGCAAGCTGGACGAAGTGGCCGACACCATCCGCCTGCGCCGCGAGCAGGGCTTCGAGGCGGCCCAGGCCGTGGTGAAGACCAACCGCGGCCAGCGGGAGATGGAGGTCATCCGGGAGCTCATCGCGGAGATGCGCGAGACGGAGGAGGACCGCTGGAGGCAGTACTCCGACGCCGCCACCCAGGCCGCGCAGCGCAGCGTCTGGGTGCTGGCGCTGGGCACCCTCCTGGGCCTGGCCATCGTGGGCGTGGGCAGCTTCGTCATCACCCGCGGCATCACCGACCCCCTGCGCAAGCTCACCTTCGGCGCGGAGCAGCTGGGCAAGGGCGACCTCACCCACCGCATCGACGTGCGCGGCAAGGACGAGATGGCCGACCTGGCCGGCGCCTTCAACGCCATGGCGGAGCGCCGCCAGCAGGCGGAAATCCAGCTGGCGAAGCAGTCCGAGCAGCGCGAGCACACGCTCAAGACCGTGGCGGAGTTCGTCAACCAGCTGGCCGGCGCGTCCTCCGAAATCCTCGCCAGCACCACCGAACAGGTGGCCGGCGCCCAGGAGCAGGGCACCGCCGTCACGGAGACGGTGAGCACCATCGAGGAGATCACCAAGACGTCGGAAGAGGCCGCCGGCCGCGCCCGCGCGGTGAGCGAGTCCGCCCGTCACTCCGAGGAGGTGGGCCGCTCCGGCCGCCGCGCCGTGGAGGAGGCGGTGTCCTCCATGGGCGCCGTGCGCGACCAGGTGGAGTCCATCGCGTCGCGCATCCTCGCCCTGGCCGAGCAGGCCCAGGCCATTGGCGACATCATCACCACCGTCAACGACATCTCCGAGCAGACGCACATGCTCGCGCTCAACGCGTCCATTGAAGCGAGCCGCGCGGGCGAGCACGGCCGCGGCTTCGCCGTCGTCGCCTCCGAGGTGAAGGCCCTGGCGGACCAGTCCAAGAAGGCCACCGCGCAGGTGCGGCAGATTCTGGGACAAATCCAGAAGGCCACCCACGGCGCGGTGATGACCACGGAGGAGGGCACCAAGAGCGTGTCCGCCGCCACGCGCGTCGTCACGGAGGCGGGCGCCACCATCCAGCAGCTGGCGGACCTGCTCACGCAGGCGTCGCTCACGGCCGCGCAAATCGCCGCGTCCGCCAACCAGCAGGCCACCGGCATCGGGCAGATCCGCCAGGCGATGCACGACGTGAACCAGGCCACGCAGCAGGGGCTCATCTCGTCGCGGCAGACGGAGCGCGCGATGCAGGACATCAACGCCATGGGCCAGAAGTTGAAGGGGCTGCTCGGGGAGTTCGGGCGCTAA
- a CDS encoding monovalent cation:proton antiporter-2 (CPA2) family protein — protein sequence MSFLHQALVFLAAAVVAVPLFKKLGLGSVLGYLAAGAAIGPYGAGLISDVENVLHTAELGVVLLLFVIGLELQPSRLWNLRRSVFGMGGAQVVLTGLLLAGVSKALGLSWNAAIVAGFGLSLSSTAFALQLLGEKNQLTAEHGQLAFGILLFQDLAVIPLLAALPLLGRSDTPSTEPGWLMAVKAVGAVLVVVVAGRHLLRPVFRAVASVHSQELFTATALLVVVGTATLVSAVGLSMPMGAFLAGVLLSESEYRHELEADIEPFKGLLLGLFFIAVGMSLNLALLARESLRVLALVLGLTFLKALVLYGLGRVGLKKPGSAESLAVVISQGGEFAFVLFSLAVSFHVMEREQADLLVLVVGLSMVVTPFLSAIHERWVAPRFKNKGPQREYDVSPEEDHPVIIAGMGRVGQVVARLLRARRIGFTAIDASAEHIDFIQRFGNQVFYGDASRLDLLRAARAEKAKVFVLAIDDMAASLRTAQMVKEHFPHLTIYARARNREHAYRLLDMGVTHLIRETFDASLTMAGDVLQEMGLTFAEARRSVERFREHDEALMLESAKVFKDEKKMMEVIVRARRELELLFEKDEAEQKSV from the coding sequence ATGTCCTTCCTGCATCAGGCGCTGGTGTTCCTGGCCGCCGCGGTCGTCGCCGTGCCCCTCTTCAAGAAGCTGGGGCTGGGCTCCGTGCTGGGCTACCTGGCGGCGGGCGCGGCCATCGGGCCGTATGGCGCGGGCCTCATCTCCGACGTGGAGAACGTCCTCCACACCGCCGAGCTGGGCGTGGTGCTGCTGCTGTTCGTGATTGGCCTGGAGCTGCAGCCGTCGCGCCTGTGGAACCTGCGCCGCTCCGTGTTCGGCATGGGCGGCGCGCAGGTGGTGCTGACGGGCCTGCTGCTCGCGGGCGTGTCGAAGGCGCTGGGCCTGTCCTGGAACGCGGCCATCGTCGCGGGCTTCGGCCTGTCGCTGTCCTCCACCGCGTTCGCGCTCCAGCTGCTCGGGGAGAAGAACCAGCTCACCGCCGAGCACGGTCAGCTGGCCTTCGGCATCCTCCTGTTCCAGGACCTGGCCGTCATCCCACTCCTGGCCGCGCTGCCGCTCCTGGGCCGGTCCGACACGCCGTCCACGGAGCCCGGGTGGCTGATGGCCGTGAAGGCCGTGGGTGCGGTGCTCGTGGTGGTGGTGGCGGGCCGACACCTGCTGCGGCCGGTGTTCCGCGCGGTGGCGTCCGTACACAGCCAGGAGCTGTTCACCGCGACGGCGCTGCTCGTCGTCGTGGGCACCGCGACGCTGGTCAGCGCGGTGGGCCTGTCCATGCCGATGGGCGCGTTCCTCGCGGGCGTGCTGCTGTCGGAGTCCGAGTACCGCCACGAGCTGGAGGCGGACATCGAGCCCTTCAAGGGCCTCTTGCTGGGCCTGTTCTTCATCGCCGTGGGCATGTCCTTGAACCTGGCGCTGCTCGCGCGCGAGTCCCTGCGCGTGCTGGCGCTGGTGCTGGGCCTCACCTTCCTCAAGGCGCTGGTGCTGTACGGGCTGGGTCGGGTGGGGCTGAAGAAGCCGGGCTCCGCGGAGAGCCTGGCGGTGGTGATTTCGCAGGGCGGTGAGTTCGCCTTCGTCCTCTTCTCCCTGGCCGTGTCCTTCCACGTGATGGAGCGCGAGCAGGCGGACCTGCTGGTGCTGGTGGTGGGCCTGTCCATGGTGGTGACGCCGTTCCTGTCCGCCATCCACGAGCGCTGGGTGGCGCCGCGCTTCAAGAACAAGGGCCCGCAGCGCGAATACGACGTGTCCCCGGAAGAGGACCACCCGGTCATCATCGCGGGCATGGGGCGCGTGGGTCAGGTGGTGGCCCGCCTGCTGCGCGCGCGCCGCATCGGGTTCACCGCCATCGACGCGAGCGCGGAGCACATCGACTTCATCCAGCGCTTCGGCAACCAGGTGTTCTACGGCGACGCGTCCCGGCTGGACCTGCTGCGCGCCGCCCGCGCGGAGAAGGCCAAGGTGTTCGTGCTGGCCATCGACGACATGGCCGCGTCCCTGCGCACCGCGCAGATGGTGAAGGAGCACTTCCCGCACCTGACCATCTACGCCCGGGCGCGCAACCGCGAGCACGCGTACCGGCTGCTGGACATGGGCGTCACCCATCTCATCCGTGAGACGTTCGACGCGAGCCTCACCATGGCCGGAGACGTGCTCCAGGAGATGGGCCTCACCTTCGCGGAGGCCCGCCGGTCCGTGGAGCGCTTCCGCGAACACGACGAGGCCCTGATGCTGGAGAGCGCCAAGGTCTTCAAGGACGAGAAGAAGATGATGGAGGTCATCGTCCGCGCGCGCCGCGAACTGGAGCTGTTGTTCGAGAAGGACGAAGCCGAGCAGAAGTCGGTCTGA